Proteins from a genomic interval of Gemmatimonadales bacterium:
- a CDS encoding dynamin family protein, which yields MTARAPLDALAAIGDEAGVPGTAAEARELAGRLGAGRFYVACVGEFKRGKSTLINSLTGTSVLPTGIVPVTAVPTILRHGDLGARVRLQDGWHAVDPGTLAEYVSEACNPGNRRHVLAVEVFVPSPLLARGLCLVDTPGLGSAVQANTRATREFLPHIDAVIAVLGADPPISGEELSFIAEAAAGVEMLLVVLNKADRIPAADRAEAAAFTARLLCERLGRAPSRIFEVSALAGQRDGVTHGEWLELLAALEQLHGRAAEAVLATAERRGLARLAARLTWALDERRRALVDPLETTEARARALEALGAETDRALSDLAPLLAAELQRLTRQLARERERFISDVTPRGRMLLAERTRASGAAFTRLDALAAAEAVARAVLEPWLEVMEHEASGQYTVATLRFRELANQLMARLLGSVPGRNGTFSLPETATDGFATPRRFYFTALMQYHYRAAPGRQLAERLMPAAVRRRRATAAANSYLNHLLEVNASRVEGDLAERIAESRRCLERATRAEMREVRRASLDALARARATQEAGERAVAHELGQIERWLEEIRALMDSGNQAPWPAGSGHAAAGSLG from the coding sequence ATCAACTCCCTCACCGGCACCTCCGTCCTCCCAACCGGCATAGTGCCGGTCACCGCGGTGCCCACCATCCTGCGCCACGGGGACCTCGGTGCGCGCGTTCGGCTGCAGGATGGCTGGCATGCGGTGGACCCGGGAACGCTCGCCGAGTACGTCTCGGAGGCGTGCAACCCCGGGAATCGCCGTCATGTGCTCGCAGTCGAGGTCTTCGTCCCGAGCCCGCTGCTCGCACGCGGGCTCTGCCTCGTGGACACGCCTGGGCTGGGCTCGGCGGTCCAAGCCAACACCCGCGCCACGCGCGAATTTCTCCCGCACATCGACGCCGTCATCGCAGTCCTCGGCGCCGATCCACCGATCTCGGGCGAGGAGCTGAGTTTCATTGCGGAAGCGGCGGCGGGGGTCGAGATGCTGCTCGTCGTGCTCAACAAGGCCGACCGCATTCCGGCGGCGGACCGCGCGGAGGCTGCTGCGTTTACAGCGCGCCTGCTCTGCGAACGGCTCGGCCGCGCGCCGTCGCGGATCTTTGAGGTGAGTGCCCTCGCCGGCCAGCGTGATGGCGTGACGCATGGCGAATGGCTCGAGCTCTTGGCGGCGCTCGAGCAACTGCACGGCCGGGCGGCGGAGGCCGTTCTGGCCACCGCCGAGCGACGCGGGCTCGCCCGGCTGGCCGCCCGACTTACGTGGGCACTCGACGAGCGGCGCCGGGCGCTGGTGGATCCGCTCGAAACAACCGAGGCCCGCGCGCGCGCCCTCGAGGCGCTCGGTGCGGAGACGGACCGCGCGTTGAGTGATCTCGCCCCGCTGCTCGCTGCCGAACTACAACGCCTGACGCGGCAGCTTGCACGCGAGCGGGAGCGCTTTATCAGCGACGTGACTCCGCGCGGCCGGATGCTGCTGGCGGAGCGCACGAGGGCGTCCGGCGCCGCGTTCACCCGACTCGACGCGCTCGCGGCGGCCGAAGCCGTCGCGCGAGCCGTCCTCGAGCCCTGGCTCGAAGTGATGGAGCATGAGGCGTCGGGCCAGTACACCGTCGCCACGCTTCGGTTCCGCGAGCTGGCGAACCAGCTGATGGCGCGATTGCTCGGGTCGGTGCCGGGCAGGAACGGCACCTTCTCACTGCCCGAGACGGCCACCGATGGGTTCGCAACGCCGCGCCGATTCTACTTCACCGCGCTCATGCAGTACCACTACCGCGCGGCACCCGGCCGGCAGCTTGCGGAGCGGCTCATGCCGGCGGCGGTGCGCCGCCGCCGCGCCACCGCCGCCGCCAACTCCTATCTCAATCACCTGCTCGAGGTCAATGCCTCGCGCGTCGAGGGCGATCTCGCCGAGCGGATCGCGGAGAGTCGCCGGTGCCTGGAACGCGCCACGCGCGCCGAAATGCGGGAGGTGCGTCGCGCGAGCCTCGATGCGCTCGCGCGTGCACGGGCCACGCAGGAAGCCGGGGAGCGGGCCGTGGCGCACGAGCTCGGGCAAATCGAGCGCTGGCTGGAGGAAATCCGGGCGCTCATGGACTCGGGCAATCAGGCGCCGTGGCCGGCGGGATCGGGCCACGCAGCCGCCGGCTCACTCGGGTGA
- the crcB gene encoding fluoride efflux transporter CrcB, with product MIWYVALGGALGSASRFLLGAFLQQRSGVAFPVGTLIVNITGSFLLGFLLRYALETPAISPEVRALLTTGFCGGYTTFSTFSYETAALLEDGEASRAALYIVLSVAVSLAGVFAGFGLAREILNARRGL from the coding sequence ATGATCTGGTACGTGGCGCTCGGCGGCGCGCTCGGCAGCGCCAGCAGATTCCTTCTCGGCGCGTTCCTGCAGCAGCGGTCGGGTGTGGCATTTCCGGTCGGAACCCTCATCGTCAACATCACCGGCTCGTTCCTGCTCGGCTTCCTGCTGCGCTACGCGCTGGAGACGCCGGCCATCTCGCCCGAGGTGCGCGCGCTTCTCACCACCGGCTTCTGCGGCGGCTACACGACGTTCTCCACCTTCAGTTATGAAACCGCGGCGCTGCTCGAGGACGGCGAAGCGAGCCGCGCCGCGCTGTACATCGTGCTGAGCGTGGCGGTGTCGCTCGCGGGCGTTTTCGCGGGCTTCGGCCTCGCGCGCGAAATTCTGAACGCGCGGCGGGGGCTCTAG
- a CDS encoding cytochrome c, which yields MDMRTRLGLLVAAGLVAAVPASAQGLPAGVTQAMVDKGKAIFTGDGNCYACHGQSGEGLLGPNTKLVDHTWLHSDGSYPAIVAYIKKGVTKEESKSGIPMPPRGGSTITDDQVNMVAAYVYSISHKK from the coding sequence ATGGACATGCGCACTCGTCTTGGCCTGCTCGTCGCCGCTGGACTCGTCGCCGCCGTGCCGGCGAGCGCCCAGGGTCTGCCCGCCGGGGTCACGCAGGCGATGGTGGACAAGGGCAAGGCGATCTTCACGGGCGACGGCAACTGCTACGCCTGCCACGGCCAGAGCGGCGAGGGCCTGCTCGGGCCGAACACCAAGTTGGTGGATCACACGTGGCTCCACAGCGACGGCAGCTATCCGGCAATCGTCGCATACATCAAGAAGGGCGTCACCAAGGAAGAGTCGAAGAGCGGCATTCCGATGCCGCCGCGAGGCGGCTCCACCATCACGGACGACCAGGTGAACATGGTGGCTGCCTACGTCTACTCCATCAGTCACAAGAAGTAG
- a CDS encoding putative glycoside hydrolase — MLRIVFCGIVALCAPMSIAAAQNASPHSPPAEPPARTASHWGDELGSTPLAPAHSLPGAAADTLHWPAPPLVDPPRPLRAIYVNAWAFGGGRLAQLVALADSTEINAFVIDVKDDTGYLTYRSAVPTAVAIGADDKPRTRDVEARLRMLAEHGIYPIARIVVAKDPLLASHKAAWAIQSTGGGLWHDRLGFSWVDAFNDSVWVYASQLAAEAVRKGFAEVQYDYVRFPDEPKQRMATAVFASRDSGETLRDGVVHGLRILGQRTRPLGVRFTIDVFGLTTTAQGDMGIGQHWEDLVSTADVVLPMVYPSHYYRGMYDISRPNSKPYEIVHRALEDGLRRTTPLARAAEIRPYLQAFTLGPPRYTPAEVRAQIRAARDVGIESWVLWNPRSAYDPGIFHGREQALSAAGPAAAPIAGARN; from the coding sequence ATGCTGCGCATCGTGTTCTGCGGCATCGTCGCGCTGTGTGCACCGATGTCAATCGCCGCCGCCCAGAACGCCTCGCCTCACTCGCCCCCGGCCGAGCCCCCTGCGCGCACCGCGTCGCATTGGGGTGACGAGCTCGGAAGCACGCCGCTCGCACCGGCTCACTCGCTGCCCGGCGCCGCAGCCGACACGCTGCACTGGCCGGCGCCTCCGCTGGTCGACCCGCCCCGTCCGCTCCGCGCGATCTACGTCAATGCCTGGGCGTTCGGCGGCGGGCGGCTGGCACAATTGGTGGCGCTCGCCGATTCGACCGAGATCAACGCCTTCGTCATCGACGTGAAGGACGACACGGGCTATCTCACCTACCGCTCCGCCGTGCCCACCGCCGTCGCCATCGGCGCCGACGACAAGCCTCGCACGAGGGATGTCGAGGCCCGGCTCCGAATGCTGGCGGAGCACGGGATCTATCCGATCGCCCGCATCGTCGTCGCGAAGGATCCGCTCCTCGCCTCGCACAAGGCCGCCTGGGCCATCCAGAGCACCGGCGGCGGGCTCTGGCACGACCGGCTCGGCTTCTCGTGGGTGGATGCCTTCAACGACTCGGTATGGGTGTATGCGTCGCAGCTCGCGGCGGAGGCGGTGCGCAAAGGCTTTGCGGAAGTGCAGTATGACTACGTGCGCTTTCCGGACGAGCCGAAGCAGCGAATGGCCACCGCCGTGTTCGCCTCCCGCGACTCGGGCGAAACGCTCCGCGACGGCGTGGTGCACGGCCTCCGGATCCTGGGCCAGCGCACCCGTCCGCTCGGCGTACGGTTCACGATCGACGTCTTCGGCCTCACGACCACGGCGCAGGGCGACATGGGAATCGGCCAGCACTGGGAGGATCTCGTCTCCACCGCCGACGTGGTGCTGCCGATGGTATACCCGAGCCACTACTATCGCGGGATGTACGACATCAGCCGGCCGAACAGCAAGCCGTACGAGATCGTGCACCGCGCGCTCGAGGACGGCCTCCGGCGCACGACGCCGCTCGCACGCGCCGCCGAGATCCGTCCCTACCTCCAGGCCTTCACGCTGGGGCCGCCGCGCTATACGCCGGCGGAAGTGCGGGCCCAGATCCGCGCCGCCCGGGACGTCGGCATCGAGTCGTGGGTGCTCTGGAACCCGCGGAGCGCGTACGATCCCGGGATCTTCCATGGGCGCGAGCAGGCGCTGAGCGCGGCCGGCCCCGCCGCCGCGCCCATCGCGGGCGCCAGGAACTGA
- a CDS encoding DUF190 domain-containing protein translates to MHGFKGERTLMRIHIGERDKWHGRPLYQAIVELLRERHYAGATVFRAIMGFGASSKLHTDRLELLSLDLPIVVECVDTEERIEAILPELDEMIGGGLITLERARVIMYRPGMPAEERGDTWNIERTGHWRPEPPPATDA, encoded by the coding sequence ATGCACGGATTCAAGGGCGAGCGGACGCTGATGCGGATCCACATCGGCGAGCGGGACAAGTGGCACGGGCGGCCGCTGTACCAGGCCATCGTCGAGCTGCTGCGCGAGCGGCATTACGCCGGCGCCACCGTGTTCCGCGCGATCATGGGGTTCGGCGCCAGCTCCAAGCTGCATACCGACAGGCTCGAGCTGCTCTCGCTCGATCTTCCGATCGTGGTCGAGTGCGTGGACACGGAGGAGCGAATCGAAGCCATCCTGCCCGAGCTCGACGAGATGATCGGCGGCGGGCTCATCACGCTCGAGCGAGCCCGGGTCATCATGTATCGGCCCGGCATGCCGGCCGAGGAGCGCGGAGACACCTGGAACATCGAGCGCACAGGGCACTGGCGGCCCGAGCCGCCGCCGGCCACGGACGCGTAA
- a CDS encoding SelT/SelW/SelH family (seleno)protein produces the protein MQVVIEYCVVUNYQSRAAGLAAEIEREFPDSEIRMVPSSGGRFEIALDGHSVFSKKAAGRHAAPGEVVGLIRKHKSA, from the coding sequence ATGCAGGTCGTCATCGAATATTGCGTCGTCTGAAACTATCAATCGCGAGCCGCCGGTCTGGCGGCTGAAATCGAGCGGGAGTTTCCCGACAGCGAGATCCGGATGGTGCCCTCGTCCGGCGGCCGGTTCGAGATCGCCCTCGACGGGCATTCGGTGTTCTCGAAGAAGGCCGCCGGCCGCCACGCGGCACCGGGCGAGGTCGTGGGGCTGATCCGCAAGCACAAATCGGCTTAA
- a CDS encoding OmpA family protein, whose translation MTYLRGRTPGRRRGRATCTALAPLLLLATFAPGALSQQAPRKYIVEVGAAGDLMTFDNATDLKTGFGALGRIGIWLPARFEVEAEGAFAKPKTESGSQRVTVKTFNGALLYNVPIGINNSAYLKFGVGGTTYGGNCPDVAIPGAGPCGTATSLLGGLGFRVAIVPTVLVRGEGVLNRNSSGDRKLTNFGVNLGASLMLGSKALVDSDGDGVLDTDDRCPATPAGIQVDPTGCPIDTDKDGVADGVDRCPDTPAGVRVNATGCPLDSDHDGVVDGVDKCPNTPAHAVVDASGCPVDSDKDGVADGLDRCPDTPKGATVDALGCPSDSDGDGVLDGIDQCPSTPSGESVNATGCAKGEASPSEGAAREAPARPPTASAAPPAAAAPPPAAPRPVQAHPVVLHGDAFALGSARLRTTAQPALDSAAAMLDADPALRVEIGAYTANTRSDVDSRRLANLRVEAVRSYFIGKGVRAQRLVSKFYGATAPVTSDTSAVGRALNRRIEITPLSAGP comes from the coding sequence ATGACGTACCTCAGGGGCAGGACCCCGGGCCGGCGCCGGGGCCGTGCGACGTGCACGGCCCTGGCGCCGCTTCTTTTGCTCGCGACGTTCGCTCCCGGGGCTCTCAGCCAGCAGGCCCCGCGCAAGTATATCGTCGAGGTCGGCGCCGCGGGCGACCTCATGACGTTCGACAACGCCACCGATCTCAAGACCGGCTTCGGTGCCCTCGGCCGAATCGGGATCTGGCTACCCGCCCGGTTCGAAGTCGAGGCGGAGGGGGCGTTCGCCAAACCGAAAACCGAGAGCGGCTCACAGCGCGTCACGGTGAAGACCTTCAACGGGGCGTTGCTCTACAACGTGCCGATCGGCATCAACAACTCGGCCTATCTCAAGTTCGGGGTCGGCGGCACCACATACGGCGGCAACTGCCCGGACGTGGCCATTCCGGGCGCGGGGCCCTGCGGTACCGCGACGTCGCTCCTCGGCGGCCTCGGCTTCCGCGTCGCGATCGTCCCGACCGTGCTCGTCCGGGGCGAAGGGGTGCTCAACCGGAACAGCAGCGGCGATCGCAAGCTCACCAACTTTGGCGTGAACCTGGGCGCGAGCCTGATGCTCGGCAGCAAGGCCCTGGTTGATTCCGACGGCGACGGTGTCCTCGACACCGATGACCGTTGCCCCGCGACGCCGGCCGGCATCCAGGTCGATCCGACCGGCTGCCCCATCGATACCGACAAGGACGGCGTCGCCGATGGAGTGGACCGGTGCCCCGACACGCCGGCCGGGGTCAGGGTCAATGCCACCGGATGTCCGCTCGACAGCGATCATGACGGCGTGGTGGACGGCGTCGACAAGTGCCCCAACACGCCGGCCCACGCGGTCGTGGACGCGAGCGGCTGTCCCGTGGACAGCGACAAGGACGGGGTGGCGGATGGCCTCGACCGCTGCCCCGACACGCCAAAGGGCGCCACGGTGGATGCCCTCGGCTGCCCGAGCGACTCGGATGGCGACGGAGTGCTCGACGGTATCGACCAGTGCCCCAGCACTCCGTCGGGCGAATCGGTGAACGCCACGGGCTGTGCCAAGGGCGAAGCGTCGCCATCGGAGGGAGCGGCGCGAGAGGCGCCGGCGCGCCCGCCCACGGCCTCGGCCGCGCCGCCAGCGGCCGCGGCCCCGCCGCCGGCGGCGCCCCGACCCGTCCAGGCGCATCCGGTCGTCCTGCATGGCGATGCGTTCGCCCTCGGCAGCGCGCGCCTCAGAACCACCGCGCAGCCGGCGCTCGACTCCGCGGCGGCGATGCTCGATGCCGATCCGGCGCTCCGCGTGGAGATCGGCGCCTACACCGCGAACACCCGCTCGGACGTCGACAGCCGCCGCCTCGCCAACCTCCGGGTCGAGGCAGTGCGCTCCTATTTCATCGGCAAGGGCGTTCGCGCCCAGCGCCTTGTGTCGAAGTTCTACGGCGCCACCGCGCCGGTGACATCCGATACCTCGGCCGTGGGTCGTGCGCTCAATCGCCGCATCGAAATCACGCCACTTTCCGCCGGCCCCTGA